The Macaca mulatta isolate MMU2019108-1 chromosome X, T2T-MMU8v2.0, whole genome shotgun sequence DNA window TTAGTCTACAATATCATTGTTCATATTTGCCTTTTCTCAAAATCTCCATGTCTTAGTTAACCAAAGACACTagaaagcaagcaaaaaaaaaaaaaaaaaaaaagtaaattactaAGTTTCTGAGTAAATAATGAAGTTTAATGTCTCAATTCTACAGTCTAATAGACACTGTAAAATGTATAAAGTGAATCAACACGTTAATTTAGCCTCTTTTTCTGAGGACTTATTAGGAAAACACCCACTAAGGTAATGTCCTTCTCTTGCACTCTTTTTTTCCCAGGATCTTTTCCAGCCTAAGAGTAGTGATAGAtgttttgtttggatttttctGGAGCGGTAGAAATTGTGGAAGGAGCTCCTTGAAGTGTTGTTTGTGTATGCTAGATATCAGTGAATTTCTGAAAACACGGTCAAAATTTCTCTCCACAAGGGTTTCTCAAATACTCTGAAGAAAGATATTGTTGAGAAACCGCTGAGTTGAGTCCATTCTGATGGCACTGTTTCCTGCAAGGGTTTCAAGTTGACAACTCAAGCTGAAATTCACAATTGTGTAAAGTGCATACATCTTAATAAGtttatttcatctataaatattaattatatattttgtattggTTCTGTGGCTTTTATCTCTTTAACTGAGATTTTGTAAATGTAATTTTCGCGGCAGCTCAACAGTTTCAACGTTTTGTGGCACTAAACACCATCAAAAGCCCTTATATGGCTCTCCAATCATTAAAACCTGAGTATTATGGGATCAGAGAAAAGATCTCTTTGCCTACCACCTGGGGAAAACATTACCATTATGTTGGAGATTAATAAAGTAAGGCTAAAGGCCAAAGGCAACATGACCCTGTGTTCTACTTGACCCTGTGATCCTTTAGCACTGGACTGGGAAGCCAGGGCAGTTGTAAACTTTGACTTTCCAATGTACTCAGGAAAGTATGCAACCTATCTTTTTCCCTAAGCTAAAATTAAATTgataattagttttttaaaacttattatttttGCCCAGGTCATCATCTTCTTATGTGATTTTTAGATGTTCAGCttaaatatagtattttaattaataaataacatttaaaatataagaaacatcTAAAAGCcatcttacatttttctttctctccttctctctctctctctctctctctctctctctctctctctctctctctctctccctttctctctttctttctgttttttaatcttGGCATAGAGGAAGCGGGAAGTTACTTAGCACGGTTCCGGGTTTCTCGCGCCCCGCCCGTCCCCCCTCCCTATCACTGCTACTGGCTCTTGGTCCCTCCGTTGGACTGTCCTGCGGAGAGAAACCCCAGCCCATCGGTCTGCGCTGGGACCGCCCGCCGCGCATCTGCCCTTCTTCGCTGACTCCGCCCCGCATCTGGCCAGACCCGCCTCGCGTCAGAGCTGACCCACTCACTGCGCGTTTGCCAGTCAGTCTCTCCGGACCTGCCTCGAGCCTCAGGCTGCTGAAATCACCGCGCCTCACTCGGTCCGTACCCAGTGGGCATCTTGGGTATCTGGGCGGTCTTCGATCCCCCGCgcgtgtgtctgtctgtctgtctctgtgtcctaTCCGCTGCCTGCAGCCTGCCTGCCGGTCTTATCGCACCAAGTGTCTAGTGTACCCGTTCGCAGACGCTGAGTGCGGAGaggccttagcgaaaggctagcCAGCCCGAGACTGGCCAGGCAGCCGGCGGAGGAATACGCGCTCGGTCCCTGCCCTTGTTGATATCATTTTAAACCAAGAGGAGCTTTAGGCCTGTATTTATGCAGAAAACGGGTCGGGAGGCCTCTGCCTGCAATGCTAGTTGTGGGGAGCCAGCCAGCTGCTTGGTGGCTTCTCACAATTTCACGGGGACAGGAAAATTACGTTTCCGGTACTGGCTTTTGAAACTGATTTTAAATCTGAACGGGTGACAATTTTAAGTCCCCGCAGGGAGAATAGATTCGTATTTGGGGCGCCTTTTTGTCTGATGTGTTTGTTCTGAGCCTGCTGACCAGCTGTTTCTGAACTTCATTTTCTCAGCCTCGACAGTGATTCTGAGTCTGCTTTTAGCTTCCttttgcctgccttggcttttTCTGTTCCTGAACAGCTGTTTGGCCCATAGCTTAGAGAAAGCAGCCTTTTTTCTCTTCAAAGAGAACCTCCTCCCAGTGCTCAGAGAGATGGGGAGCGGGGAGCCTAATCCTGCtggcaagaaaaagaagtatCTCAAGGCCGCTCTGTACGTGGGTGACTTGGACCCAGATGTCACCGAGGACATGCTCTATAAGAAGTTCAGGCCTGCTGGCCCTCTGCGATTCACCCGAATCTGCCGTGATCCGGTGACCCGCAGCCCCCTGGGCTATGGCTATGTTAACTTCCGCTTTCCCGCGGATGCAGAGTGGGCCTTGAACACCATGAATTTTGATTTGATTAATGGAAAGCCATTCCGCCTTATGTGGTCTCAGCCAGATGACCGCTTAAGAAAGTCTGGAGTGGGAAATATATTCATCAAAAACCTGGACAAATCCATAGACAATAGGGCcctgttttacttattttctgcTTTTGGGAACATTCTGTCCTGCAAAGTCGTATGTGATGACAACGGCTCTAAGGGTTATGCCTATGTGCACTTTGACAGCCTGGCCGCTGCCAATAGAGCCATCTGGCACATGAATGGAGTGCGGCTCAACAACCGCCAGGTGTATGTTGGCAGATTCAAATTCCCAGAAGAGCGGGCGGCTGAGGTCAGAACCAGGGATAGAGCAACTTTCACCAATGTTTTCGTTAAAAACATTGGAGACGACATAGATGACGAAAAACTGAAGGAACTTTTCTGTGAATATGGGCCAACTGAGAGTGTTAAAGTAATAAGAGATGCCAGTGGGAAATCTAAAGGCTTTGGATTTGTGAGATATGAGACACACGAGGCTGCCCAAAAGGCTGTGCTAGACTTGCATGGAAAGTCCATCGATGGAAAAGTCCTCTATGTAGGGCGAGCACAGAAGAAAATTGAACGCCTGGCTGAGTTGAGGCGGAGATTTGAACGGCtgaggttaaaagaaaaaagtcgGCCCCCAGGGGTGCCTATCTATATTAAGAACTTGGATGAGACAATCAATGATGAAAAACTGAAGGAGgaattttcttcctttggatCAATTAGTCGGGCCAAAGTGATGATGGAAGTGGGGCAAGGCAAAGGATTTGGTGTGGTCTGCTTTTCCTCTTTTGAAGAGGCTACCAAAGCAGTGGATGAGATGAATGGCCGCGTAGTGGGCTCCAAGCCCCTGCACGTCACCCTGGGCCAGGCCAGGCGCAGGTGCTGAGAATAAGAATGCTCAGTTCGTTTCAGCCTTAGTTGGTGCCTCCTTAGTTTGGGCTCCTTTGTGATAAGGGGTTATTTTATGCTAATtcacaagtttctttttttttttaaagtgaattctttcttttgaaaaaaaaatgcaaaactagaaAACTGTTCAATTTAGAATGGAACATAATTTCTAATTGTAAAATTGtcgttttgtatttttttgatgtAATATCCTTAGAAATATGTAGAATAAAGTGTattcctccactttttttttcctgaacagtCAAGGTGAGGCAATTGATTGAGTATATTTCGCTTCTTATTTCAATAATACTctattatttttcatgaaaatattgtCAACATGGTTCTTCTGAATCTATCACAGTGAAAAGTTCTAACTTGCTTTTTGAGAAGTCAGTACAGCAGGGAAAATCATATGTGATCCAATTAACATCTGCAtaatttcacttaaaatttttatgcaaaatgaatttttttaacgtgaaatttattttattttctttatttatttgtattcttgtttcattttttaatatgttgtgaACATACTACAGACTTGATAATACTTTTGACTAATTGTTGGGAGTGGTTGTATTAACTTCTTGCCCAAATAAGTAAGCATATTGGTGTTTTCTCAATTAGTCACTTAGAAAATTAACACTTAAGGCAGTGGCTATTTAAAGTAAGAATTGCATCTTAAAAACCTTTCCTAAAGATTTGGTATTTGAGGATACTTTCAGTACCACTCCTACCATCCATTTTTCTAAATTCCTTAGTACATGTACTTGGATCATgttaaattaacaagaaaaatgaataacTGCACTGAATTGCCTTTACctataaataatttaatcttttacCTTCAGCTTTTATCAACTGTCAATATAAAAGGCAAATAATCCACAGAATGATGTTGAAAAACTTCTTGGAAGAACACCTTCTATTAAACTTGTTATCTCTTGTAAATTATTGAGTGTATCCTTTTGATAATGTTCACAGATGTTTCAAAGGTAAGGAATAGGTTGTCTCTTGGATTAAGTCATATGCCTCCAGCTATTATATGAGAACTGTGAAACCAATATGGTTTTCTTTATGTCTTGGCTGcttgaaaattcaaaaaaaaaaaaaaaggttttgttcAATATTGCAGTTACATTAATTAGCCTGTAATTTCTAAATTAGAGATTCTCTACATTTCACTTGTGGTTTCCTGTTCTCCTCATTGCCGGCCTTCCATTCATATTacacttatttttctattttttgtattacctttttaaaaatatatacctgtTCAAGTCCttttaggaagaagaaaatacctaatttatgtaaaatttaataattacttttttatAATATGATTCACTTATGCCACAGATTTGACCATTAGAATATGTTTTTGCCTCTACTGTCAGTTTTATTACCTTATATACAAATCTTCATTTTCATACATAGtacaatgtaaataaataattttgttaacACTTTTGTTAGCTCTTTGACcataaaataatgacaataagctgtttctatgtatttgtttatCTACAAATTACAGGTTTATtcgttttcaaatattttcaaaatggaaatcaCTGTTTTTATTGATTATAAACGTAACACATGCTCATTGTAAAAAATGTACACAGTGCAGAAGGAAGTAAAATTTCCACAGTTCAGAAATAACCACAATGAACGTTTTCAATGTGTaaatatctttttgtattttttcctatgTATACACAAACATTTTGACCAAAAATCCATACTATATTTactgttctgtatttttaatttaaaactgaaCCATAATCATCTTTTCATGACAATAAATATCCATCTCTATCATCATCTTagtgactgcatagtattcccttgTGTTAACATATTATAATTTATCTAAACAGTTTGCTACTGAATCTAATTTGTGTGatttttcacatatttacatGCGTAAACAATGCCATGATGAACATCACTTGCTTAAAACCGTTATTAATTCATGACtgcaaaaaaatttatataatttgcaAAAGCTTAAATCTGATGAAAAAAATATGTGCACATCATATTGatatatgtatcaaaattttGGAATACTTTCAAGATATACTCTGCATTTAGATTGacaaatggaaaactaaaaacaaatcttatttttcatttttctgagccAAATTGCTTTACACCATTGTGATTATTAACGTATATCAAAACTCtgaaactacaaataaaatttaaaatgtttatgttggTAATTATTTATCATATATACTCTCGATTTGTTTTTACCCATTACCAGTCTTCAGTTAAATTTATAAACCTGAAGTATCAGTGTTAGCCTGCAGCCTTTACAAATGCTTTGATTCAATATAAATCTAGACAGGTATCTATAATGTAGAAATTATCAAATAAAAGCATTTAGTATATTTTTggaacaatggatttaaactattaCTATTTTTGAAAAGCTAGCCAgtgtaaagaaaagaagaaattaaaatatgcctaagaacagataaaatatatatgtttagtGCTTTGATAAACTGTTGAAAAAAACACTGTAAATTCCGTTGgtgaaaatcaaaatgaaaatataaaggcAAGATATTCTCTATTTGAATGTAAACACCagggtagtttttcaatcctgtACTTTTGCTCATCATTTCTTTTATCACAAGATAATTAGTACAAATTAAATAGTTAGGTTAAGAATGCACCATTTAgtacaaattttgttttgttctgtttggcTTTTCAAAACAGTCACTTGTATAAACTTTAAATGTACCCAaggagaagaaaactaaaaatattggTTTGTAATTGCAAGCCATCACAGTCAAGGTTATTTTGAGGAGGCTTTTTTGTACAAGAAGTTGGCACATACTGCTGCCTATCTAGTAATAATggtgaaggagaaaaagaaaatattacacaTGTAAGTGATATCTTTAGCCCAGTGGGAAAAAGTTACAATATTTTTTTAAGGGGAGAGAGGAATGGAGTGAATACCCTCTTCCCTATAAATAAGTGGCCTAATTTAAGGGAATAATTAGAAATGTATCAATATATGACTGCAGACAGATAAAACAAGTTTTTTCAGCACTTATGACAATAGCTGGAATATAGGAggcattccacaaatatttgtggaatgaatgaattcataagCTGAATTATACCCCtccatttgtttgcttttcaatTCCCTCAATATTTGATCAAAGAAATGAGTTATTACAGAATAAGCCATTTGTATTAAAGCCCATCTTATGAAGAAATAATTGAGAAATGATTGGTTACATAGACTGGTGCTTATACATAGTGTTATTGGTTACATAGACTAGTGCTTACAGTGTTAAGGTTTCTCAATGCTTTCCTTCCTCTCATGATcgttttttcattgtttttgtgtttCATACTTGATTGATGAGCCTGTCTTGAACAGACAAAGCTTCTAATAATTGGCATAACTTAAATCAAACAGTCTATTTGTAGAGCAACACTTTTTATAAGTTAATGGGGTGCTCCATCGAGTCCAATGCTATTTCACAAAGTCGTGCTCCTGAATCCAACAGTATGACCACAATAATCCTTGAGATACAAGAGCATGCTCATTTGAAGTGAATTaattcttacacattttagggttTTATTTACTGCCCATGAAATGTAACTTAACAAATGATTCCTTGCAGCCTCATCAGAGTTAATGTATCCCTCTTGGTTCCAGGGAATCACAGTAagtatttaaaaatcatctaGCTACCATtggaaagatgagaaaataaagcCCTGATGAATTCAAAGTACCAATACTGAAGATATCATtcttataaaactttaaaaaactaactCCAAATACTTTCACCCTCAAAAGTCGCAGTCAACTTCAAAATATCTCCCATTTGGTAGAAAAAAAGATCGGTTTACTCACTAAATTTCTCATCAAAATTTGGGAActtcacagtttatttatttttaaaaattatttagtgcTTAAGGGAGATAAGGATGAGTGCTGATAAGGGATGAGTGCTGATATTGTATGGCATGACTGGCTCTGTTTTAGAGCTAATGTAAGTGAAACACAAGATGTTGGCATGAAAAAATAAGTCTTCTATTATGTAAACTAAATAATTTTACATCCTTTCGTGATTGAATTGAAACTTCTAAAAGGATAAATTATGCTTTTGAAAAATCAAGAACTTTacaaatcagtattttaaaaagtaatgtaagCGAATTTACACAGAATGACAGCCAACTTTTTTTAAGTCACCTCTCTCTGAGGATATTGAGCAGACTAAATCCCTGACTAAAACAAATACAGAGAggaatttacaaatatttctttttcagtgtctCAGGAAGCCCAGAGTATATCAGTAAATGGTCTTATTGCACAAAAATCtatcatatattaatatttataaataaagaaagaagaacctACTTTAGTCTTTTTGTCTCAAAGGGCAGTTTTATTACATTAAAGATTGTTACAGAGCAAAGCAAGTCAGGATGAATaatttgtttcctattttattgatgaatttaaaaaataggggAGTTGCAAATTAAGTcaagaagaattaaaaagaaaggatgtacagaaataaatagtaatttaaatGTTAGAAGTGTAAATACTGTAAAGGCATTAAAATTCTGCCTATTTTGATACTTAATTGAAGGTAAAACATCACAAACCGTTTGTATTCAATTTGTATGGTTATTTTTATCACTGATTTGACTACTACAGTGACACTAAGCCTCAGGAGTATTTCATTTGTAAGTGAATTTGCTTAAATAATTATTGGTGCTAATCTACTTCCGTCCACTCTCTTACCTCCCTCACTGAATCTCAATCCCATCCTTGCTGAGTATTCAAAAATACATGAGGTATTTCTGGATTATATAGTCTGTCTAAACATCAGCTCAGAaatttatttgtagctattagATGTGCATGTGTTTGATATTGTACAATTCGGTGAGACAAAGCTTCAGGACTTGCATGGTAAGTTGTACATGTTGGGAAACTTGTCTACTGTTTAGGTGTGAGTGAATGTATTTAGCTAaagatattcttttaaaaaatgtaaatttcataAAGATGCGAATTAAACCAACGACAAAGCCATAGGGTCTGTTTGGAATTGTGGTTTCATAATGTATAAATGTGCTGAAGCATATGAATAGCAAAGACTAGGGAATATATCTAGAAATATATATTGCTAATGTGGGATAAATTTTGTGGTATGAAATCATACTCCAAGCATAGCAAGAGATATTGCTAAGAGAAACTGCCCAATACTTCTGAAGTGTAACATAGGCAATGAAATTATCTACTTGTTTCATGGAGACATATTGCAATAGTGTGAACCCTCTCAGTTAAAGAGTAAAATTATGTAGGAAGATATGTTTTTCTGAAACTTCTATTATATTTTGATATAAGTGAAACAAACCGTGAAAGGATGAAAAAGTATAAACTAGGTATGTCTCTTATTTTAGTCtccaaaatgaaaaacagttttACTTTAGGCAGAATAATTTTCTCAGACTACTGAGTACTGTTTGTATTATCTTTAGATTGTGAGAGCTGCATGTATAAAATTTATTGTAATGGTCAAGGACAAAAATATCTCCTGAGTACATTTTAAGGTAATACATAAACTGGTAAACAGGACTACAACCTCCCCTCAGCAGCAATTTTCATCATAAATATCATTTAAGCTGAGTTTCTGATTGAAGTAATTGCTTGCTTGAAATTTTCACTGGAATCTGGGGCTGAGAACTTGGGGTCGTGACAATTATGTTTTAATTGATCTTGGAACATACGTTTTTAGAGTATTGCTAACCTTGTCTGGTAAAGCAGTTTATCTTGCTATATATGCAAAGGTTATCTATTGTTCAAGTTGTTAGATAAAATTTCAAATGTTACTCAATACATAAAACAATATGGAATCTGTCCCTAAAAAAATTCCTTAGTGAATAATTAAGAACGTTATATTAAATAACTTAAGTCAGTATTAAGAATTCATAATTTAAACAGAGAGGAGTTTCAGATCAATTGAATACACATtttgaatgcaaaaaaaaaatgaattttacagttgaaaaaatggaaaacatgtcTGTGTCAGATACTAGTTAATACATTCTCTCTAAAGAGAGAGCCCTCACAGAAATTTGTAAAGGTGATGATTAGATacaaaaaggattttaaaaaaagtcatgGAAATCTTTCATAACAACTCTGAAAGGGGAGTCATGTTTCTCTGTTGCACCATCAATGTAGATCCCAAGAAACAATGAGAATGTAGAAAAGGTGGCAAAAAGAAAGACTTGGCCCTTGGAAATACAAACTTGTGGCACACATTGAAAGTTCATTAAAAAGTGTCCGTATTTAATGCTAGAAATTATCTCAGAAGATACATTACTGCTTGCTTGCTTAATTTCATATGTACTACCTAAAAGCTCCAGAACTTCCTACAATCATTAAGGTATtaaagcaataatttttttttaaagcaataattttTAACTTATAATAACAATGATTCTGAAATGTGTTATAATGGTTTGAGTTTTAAAGCTCCCTATGTTTTGCTGTTTGTACTGAGTTAGACATCCAAAATTTGCTCTTTCCAAGGTTCAttggtaaattttttaaattttctatggcACAAATGGTAGATCATACCTATTAAAAACTCAGGATGTGCATGGCAATTGGGCTGGAGGACTGTTCTAAATATAGTCAAGTTAAAATCTTCATGTTTGTAAGGAAATTGGATGGACGAATGGatcaatggatggatgaattTGAGGGTGGATGCATGCATATATACctgcatacatatataaataataataaagatgataTAGAAAGGGAGATAAGAACAAATACAAGGATCCCAGGACTAACAACACAT harbors:
- the PABPC5 gene encoding polyadenylate-binding protein 5, whose translation is MGSGEPNPAGKKKKYLKAALYVGDLDPDVTEDMLYKKFRPAGPLRFTRICRDPVTRSPLGYGYVNFRFPADAEWALNTMNFDLINGKPFRLMWSQPDDRLRKSGVGNIFIKNLDKSIDNRALFYLFSAFGNILSCKVVCDDNGSKGYAYVHFDSLAAANRAIWHMNGVRLNNRQVYVGRFKFPEERAAEVRTRDRATFTNVFVKNIGDDIDDEKLKELFCEYGPTESVKVIRDASGKSKGFGFVRYETHEAAQKAVLDLHGKSIDGKVLYVGRAQKKIERLAELRRRFERLRLKEKSRPPGVPIYIKNLDETINDEKLKEEFSSFGSISRAKVMMEVGQGKGFGVVCFSSFEEATKAVDEMNGRVVGSKPLHVTLGQARRRC